From the Polynucleobacter acidiphobus genome, the window TTTTGCGAGACCCTGCGCCGGATCGCCACCGGTGCCTGCTGCAGTGACTGCTTCGGTCACGGGATTATTTTGCACATTCCAGGCGGACCAATCGAGCTTGGGTGTCACACTAATCACTTGATAGCTCGGTGGATAGCGGAAGTAGGCGCTGTCATCCATCCTGGGAGGATTCACAATCTTGCCGGGATTGAGAAGCCCTTTGGGATCAAATTGTGTTTTGATCTTGGCAAGCGCCTCGGTAATCTTGGGACCAAATTGCCAGCTAATCCACTCCCCCCGGCACAGACCATCGCCATGCTCGCCACTAAAGGCACCTTTGTATTTGCGCACGAGCTCCGCCGCTTCCTCTGCAATGGCGCGCATCTTCAGAGCCCCATCGCGGCGCATATCCAGAATCGGGCGCACATGCAGGGTGCCGACTGATGCGTGCGCATACCAGGTGCCGCGTGAGCCATATTTACTGAAGACCTCGGTCAAGGCTTGGGTGTAGTCAGCTAAGTACTCTAGGGGCACAGCACAATCCTCAATGAAGCTCACCGGCTTACCATCACCCTTGAGACTCATCATGATATTGAGTCCTGCTTTGCGCACTTCCCATAAGTTCTTTTGCATCGCCGGGTCGGGCATCATCACGACCGACCCAGGTAAACCCAGATCACTCATGAGCGCATCGAGCTCTTGAAGTTTTTGTAAGAGTGGAGCGTGCTCGTCGCCGCTAAACTCCACGAGCAAAATCGCATCGACTGTTTTAGCCTGGGCGTCCACGAGCGCCGTTTCAATGGTTTTACGAAACGCCGGGTTATTGCGCGAGAGGTCGATCATGGTGCGATCAACCAGCTCCACCGCAGTAGGCCCTAACTTCACGATATGCTGGGCACTATCCATCGCTTGATAAAAACTCGCAAAGTTCACGACCCCTAAGACCTTATGCTTGGGTAAGCGCGCAAGTTTGAGTGTTAAGGATTTGAAATAGGCTAGAGTGCCTTCACTGCCTACGAGTAAATGAGCAAGATTGACACTGTTATCTAAGGTGTAAGGCAACTCGCTTTGCGGATGAAAGACATCTAAGTTATAACCCGCGACTCGGCGCATCACTTTAGGCCAATGCGCGTCAATCTCGGGCTTGAGATCGTCCACTAGGTGCTTAACGTAATCCCCCAACACTTTGGCACGGCCCATGCTTTCTGAATAAGGACCAAAGTTGGCGAGCTCGCCATCAGCAAGCCAGGCATCAATCCCTAAAACGTTGTGCACCATATTCCCATACGCAATGGAGCGGCTGCCACACGAGTTATTGCCTGCCATACCGCCGATGGTCGCTTGGGCTGCTGTGGAGACATCAACCGGATACCAAAGCCCGTGGGGTTTAAGGTGAGCATTGAGATGATCCAGCACCATACCTGGTTCCACCTCTACCGTGGCGTGATCCGGATCACTCAGATCAGAAGAGAGGATCTTGCGAAAGTGTTTGCTGTTATCAATCACGAGTGCAGCACCCGTGGTCTGGCCGCATTGACTTGTACCACCACCTCTGGGTAAAACGGGAATACCTGACTCGTTCGCAACCTCAAGGGCCGCTTCAATGTCCTGCGCCGATTTAGGAAC encodes:
- a CDS encoding FAD-binding and (Fe-S)-binding domain-containing protein: MTKIAPDPSFTLSSLPPEISTKLQQHVEGEVLVDGASRGRYATDASIYQQFPVAVLVPKSAQDIEAALEVANESGIPVLPRGGGTSQCGQTTGAALVIDNSKHFRKILSSDLSDPDHATVEVEPGMVLDHLNAHLKPHGLWYPVDVSTAAQATIGGMAGNNSCGSRSIAYGNMVHNVLGIDAWLADGELANFGPYSESMGRAKVLGDYVKHLVDDLKPEIDAHWPKVMRRVAGYNLDVFHPQSELPYTLDNSVNLAHLLVGSEGTLAYFKSLTLKLARLPKHKVLGVVNFASFYQAMDSAQHIVKLGPTAVELVDRTMIDLSRNNPAFRKTIETALVDAQAKTVDAILLVEFSGDEHAPLLQKLQELDALMSDLGLPGSVVMMPDPAMQKNLWEVRKAGLNIMMSLKGDGKPVSFIEDCAVPLEYLADYTQALTEVFSKYGSRGTWYAHASVGTLHVRPILDMRRDGALKMRAIAEEAAELVRKYKGAFSGEHGDGLCRGEWISWQFGPKITEALAKIKTQFDPKGLLNPGKIVNPPRMDDSAYFRYPPSYQVISVTPKLDWSAWNVQNNPVTEAVTAAGTGGDPAQGLAKAIEMCNNNGHCRKFDADVMCPSYRITRNEKDLTRGRANTLRLAISGQITNTSDTPPAHLPLATQAVREVMDLCVSCKGCKRECPTGVDMAKMKIEYLAQYKERFGHTLRDRLVAHLPNYAPVIARIPGLPALMNLRNHIPLLAKIQEWVTGISAQRSLPVWKSKHFWNQAPLPFMAPEVLTKHDKRVVLFADTFNAYFENENLQAALALLQKSGYAIHVAQPAKDHDEQNPFCCGRTYLASGMVGEAKTRLSALINHLAPYANEGIAIVGLEPSCLFTLRDEALTMGLGDAAQVVSKHAQLLEEFLASEHKANRFVPNFKESAQPILVHGHCHQKAFAAVSPTLELLKLIPNANPQLIESSCCGMAGSFGYEVEHIEASKQMAELSLLPRIRKEPNAIVVADGTSCRHQIADGASREAVHIAKVLERHLVS